Within Deferribacterota bacterium, the genomic segment CGTTATATCTTCTATGTTTTTAGCTAGTTTATAACCACCATATTTACCTCTAATAGAGCTTAGAATATTTGATTTTGTTAATGATTGTAAAATTTTACCCAAAAAACTATCAGGTATGTCACATTCTTTTGATAGTTCTGAACGCATAAATATATTTTTACTGTTTTTTTTAGCCATATATGTTACAACCCTTAAAGCATAGCCTGATGCTATTGTCATTCTCATAATTAGTGTTATTAATATAATAGTAAATATGTCTTTTATATCAAGAAGATTTGCACTTATAATGTAA encodes:
- a CDS encoding Rrf2 family transcriptional regulator: MRMTIASGYALRVVTYMAKKNSKNIFMRSELSKECDIPDSFLGKILQSLTKSNILSSIRGKYGGYKLAKNIEDITIYDVIIAVEGENFIYLNKCLFDNNFCKHIKECTIRKALKKINNNFIKELKSYNIKSLI